In one Grus americana isolate bGruAme1 chromosome 1, bGruAme1.mat, whole genome shotgun sequence genomic region, the following are encoded:
- the ARRDC5 gene encoding arrestin domain-containing protein 5 — translation MLTVRAINLVLSEIEVPLTGSSIDGQPVLNLRSTLVDPVVVVELMGRGFLRWLEEDNPELGYNRNGWLDSGVHNFDFSFPPRSPSTFTRKTGCMSCFIQWTCCSCKIKTHERHSKRKKLYETIVFMTDIAKRTCKCVRKVFFAVHSIVLYSGFSSRGEKCSLEERSDKVGVLDRHGLL, via the exons ATGTTGACAGTGAGAGCAATTAACCTGGTGCTGTCTGAGATTGAGGTGCCTTTGACTGGCTCCAGCATAGACGGCCAACCAGTTCTGAACCTCAGGAGTACCCTGGTGGACCCTGTTGTGGTGGTGGAGCTCATGGGAAGAGGCTTCCTGAGGTGGCTGGAGGAGGATAATCCTGAACTGGGCTACAATAGGA ATGGCTGGTTGGATTCTGGGGTCCACAACTTTGACTTCAGCTTTCCTCCACGTAGTCCCTCCACATTCACCAGAAAAACTGGCTGCATGTCCTGCTTTATTCAGTGGActtgctgcagctgcaaaatt AAGACACATGAAAGACACAGTAAGAGGAAAAAGCTATATGAAACTATTGTCTTCATGACAGATATTGCCAAGAGGACATGCAAGTGTGTTAGAAAGGTCTTTTTTGCTGTACACAGCATTGTCCTGTATAGCGGCTTCAgcagcaggggagaaaaatgctCTTTGGAAGAGCGAAGTGACAAGGTTGGAGTGCTGGACAGACATGGCCTCCTTTGA